A part of Misgurnus anguillicaudatus chromosome 6, ASM2758022v2, whole genome shotgun sequence genomic DNA contains:
- the dnajc24 gene encoding dnaJ homolog subfamily C member 24 isoform X5: MRIMADFNGLQKDWYSILGASPTDDIQEIKQKYQKLILMFHPDKQKPGLSEGEAEQLLQKFIDVDQAWKILSDEKSRKEYNLQLRACELKQSWPVDAHVTLDDMNWDTDGECYTYSCRCGGEFVLYQEDTQEAETVVCCDSCSLSIEVQKVWKIFLESQQL, from the exons ATGAG GATTATGGCAGATTTCAATGGTCTACAGAAAGACTGGTACTCAATACTGGGTGCTAGCCCGACCGATGACATACAAGAGATAAAGCAGAAGTATCAGAAACTGATCCTAATG TTTCACCCAGACAAGCAGAAGCCAGGCCTATCTGAAGGGGAGGCAGAGCAGCTCCTGCAGAAATTCATTGATGTCGACCAGGCTTGGAAGATTTTGAGTGACGAGAAGAGCAGGAAGGAGTACAACCTGCAGCTGCGAG CATGTGAACTGAAGCAGAGCTGGCCAGTGGATGCTCATGTAACACTGGATGACATGAACTGGGACACAG ATGGCGAGTGTTATACGTACAGCTGTCGGTGTGGTGGAGAATTCGTCTTGTATCAAGAAGACACACAGGAAGCAGAAACAGTCGTGTGCTGCGATTCCTGTTCGCTCAGCATTGAAGTTCAGAAG
- the dnajc24 gene encoding dnaJ homolog subfamily C member 24 isoform X4: MRIMADFNGLQKDWYSILGASPTDDIQEIKQKYQKLILMFHPDKQKPGLSEGEAEQLLQKFIDVDQAWKILSDEKSRKEYNLQLRACELKQSWPVDAHVTLDDMNWDTDGECYTYSCRCGGEFVLYQEDTQEAETVVCCDSCSLSIEVQKGLSVRHAHLCLVT; this comes from the exons ATGAG GATTATGGCAGATTTCAATGGTCTACAGAAAGACTGGTACTCAATACTGGGTGCTAGCCCGACCGATGACATACAAGAGATAAAGCAGAAGTATCAGAAACTGATCCTAATG TTTCACCCAGACAAGCAGAAGCCAGGCCTATCTGAAGGGGAGGCAGAGCAGCTCCTGCAGAAATTCATTGATGTCGACCAGGCTTGGAAGATTTTGAGTGACGAGAAGAGCAGGAAGGAGTACAACCTGCAGCTGCGAG CATGTGAACTGAAGCAGAGCTGGCCAGTGGATGCTCATGTAACACTGGATGACATGAACTGGGACACAG ATGGCGAGTGTTATACGTACAGCTGTCGGTGTGGTGGAGAATTCGTCTTGTATCAAGAAGACACACAGGAAGCAGAAACAGTCGTGTGCTGCGATTCCTGTTCGCTCAGCATTGAAGTTCAGAAG
- the dnajc24 gene encoding dnaJ homolog subfamily C member 24 isoform X6, producing MRIMADFNGLQKDWYSILGASPTDDIQEIKQKYQKLILMFHPDKQKPGLSEGEAEQLLQKFIDVDQAWKILSDEKSRKEYNLQLRACELKQSWPVDAHVTLDDMNWDTDGECYTYSCRCGGEFVLYQEDTQEAETVVCCDSCSLSIEVQKVLYEVHYVHT from the exons ATGAG GATTATGGCAGATTTCAATGGTCTACAGAAAGACTGGTACTCAATACTGGGTGCTAGCCCGACCGATGACATACAAGAGATAAAGCAGAAGTATCAGAAACTGATCCTAATG TTTCACCCAGACAAGCAGAAGCCAGGCCTATCTGAAGGGGAGGCAGAGCAGCTCCTGCAGAAATTCATTGATGTCGACCAGGCTTGGAAGATTTTGAGTGACGAGAAGAGCAGGAAGGAGTACAACCTGCAGCTGCGAG CATGTGAACTGAAGCAGAGCTGGCCAGTGGATGCTCATGTAACACTGGATGACATGAACTGGGACACAG ATGGCGAGTGTTATACGTACAGCTGTCGGTGTGGTGGAGAATTCGTCTTGTATCAAGAAGACACACAGGAAGCAGAAACAGTCGTGTGCTGCGATTCCTGTTCGCTCAGCATTGAAGTTCAGAAG